The Pocillopora verrucosa isolate sample1 chromosome 14, ASM3666991v2, whole genome shotgun sequence genome has a segment encoding these proteins:
- the LOC131787419 gene encoding uncharacterized protein, which translates to MDLVRYMYVLILLGVDLFLSRTDGERLCSCYTFDKRKWKWPNARDSCKSNNKTLAVMESEQEWQFITNEIQNKTGNQKNEWFIGLKKNLTTQRWTWINGKSVTIDKWYKGAKNPDPDDSYGMIHKEYPKGFKGSFSTLRGYLRRGWICEEETATCQGICFLHPVPTSTSPPRTSAGTKAVTTQGKTSSEHKSNALSALLTVQTSPTTTFLVMTKDDDLKKDTNCFPLYLANTILAALLFIVMIILAVVLILLRKKQHQIASRNKAVKTSQREFQESLALNTLNVDARPEFASRNGTGIERLHGEPLIQQEGVYTALSPESMMTSENDGSRMYTSLVKSTEDSDIEYVNQITAAEYVNAY; encoded by the exons ATGGATTTAGTGCGGTATATGTATGTATTAATACTTCTCGGGGTTGATTTGTTTCTGTCGAGAACAG ATGGAGAGAGGCTATGTTCGTGTTATACCTTCgataaaagaaaatggaaatggCCAAATGCAAGGGACTCCTGTAAATCCAACAATAAAACACTTGCAGTGATGGAATCAGAGCAGGAATGGCAATTTATTACAAATgagattcaaaataaaacaggcaaccaaaaaaatgaatggtttataggcttgaaaaaaaatttaacaacgCAGAGATGGACTTGGATCAATGGTAAATCTGTGACTATTGACAAATGGTATAAGGGGGCCAAGAATCCTGACCCAGATGACTCTTACGGAATGATTCATAAGGAATATCCAAAAGGATTTAAAGGATCATTTAGTACCTTAAGGGGCTACTTACGAAGAGGATGGATTTGCGAGGAAGAAACAG CTACCTGTCAAGGAATTTGCTTCCTCCATCCTGTTCCAACAAGCACAAGTCCTCCTAGAACATCAGCTGGGACAAAAGCTGTTACCACACAAGGTAAAACATCATCTGAACATAAAAGCAATGCTTTATCAG ctttGTTGACTGTTCAAACTTCCCCGACGACCACATTTCTAGTAATGACAAAGGACGATGACCTCAAGAAAGACACCAACTGCTTTCCCCTTTATCTGGCAAACACTATTTTAGCAGCGTTGTTGTTTATAGTCATGATCATCCTCGCTGTGGTTTTGATACTGCTTcgaaaaaaacaacatcaaataG CCTCAAGAAACAAAGCTGTCAAAAC GAGTCAACGAGAGTTTCAAGAGAGCTTAGCGTTAAATACTTTGAATGTTGATGCCCGGCCAGAGTTTGCTTCGAGAAATGGAACCGGGATTGAGAGGCTCCATGGTGAACCGCTTATCCAACAGGAGGGTGTGTACACCGCCCTGTCTCCAGAGTCAATGATG ACCTCTGAAAACGATGGTTCCCGAATGTACACTTCCCTTGTGAAATCAACAGAAGACAGCGACATTGAATATGTGAATCAAATAACCGCTGCTGAATATGTAAATGCTTATTAA
- the LOC136278256 gene encoding uncharacterized protein — FHPPASRNKAVKTSQRDFQESLALNTLNVDARPEFASRNGTGIERLRAEPLIQQEGVYTALSPESMMTSENDGSRTYTSLVKSTEDSDIEYVNQITAAEYVNAY, encoded by the exons TTTCATCCACCAGCCTCAAGAAACAAAGCTGTCAAAAC GAGTCAACGAGACTTTCAAGAGAGCTTAGCGTTAAATACTTTGAATGTTGATGCCCGGCCAGAGTTTGCTTCGAGAAATGGAACCGGGATTGAGAGGCTCCGTGCTGAACCGCTTATCCAACAGGAGGGTGTGTACACCGCCCTGTCTCCGGAGTCAATGATG ACCTCTGAAAACGATGGTTCCCGAACGTACACTTCCCTTGTGAAATCAACAGAAGACAGCGACATTGAATATGTGAATCAAATAACTGCTGCTGAATATGTAAATGCTTATTAA
- the LOC136276800 gene encoding uncharacterized protein — protein sequence MESEQEWQFITNEIQNKTGSQKNEWFIGLKKNSTTRRWTWINGKSVTIDKWSNAGINPDPADSYGMIHKEYPKGFKGSFSTLKGYIGRGWICEEETATCQGICFVHPVPTSTSPPKTSAGTKAVTTQGKTSSEHKSNTLSALLTVQTSPTTTFPVVTKVDDLKKDTNCFSLYLAIVILSALLFIVMIILAVVLILLRKKQRQIGTRILFAFSFKFKTSLLSRQFRGKLD from the exons ATGGAATCAGAGCAGGAATGGCAATTTATTACAAATgagattcaaaataaaacaggcagccaaaaaaatgaatggtttataggcttgaaaaaaaattcaacaacgCGGAGATGGACTTGGATCAATGGTAAATCTGTGACTATTGACAAATGGTCTAACGCAGGCATCAATCCTGACCCAGCTGACTCTTACGGAATGATTCATAAGGAATATCCAAAAGGATTTAAAGGATCATTTAGTACCTTAAAGGGCTACATAGGAAGAGGATGGATTTGCGAGGAAGAAACAG CTACCTGTCAAGGGATTTGCTTCGTCCATCCTGTTCCAACAAGCACAAGTCCTCCTAAAACATCAGCTGGGACAAAAGCTGTGACCACACAAGGCAAAACATCATCTGAACATAAAAGCAATACTTTATCAG cTTTGTTGACGGTTCAAACTTCCCCGACGACCACATTTCCAGTAGTGACTAAGGTAGATGACCTCAAGAAAGACACCAACTGCTTTTCCCTTTATCTGGCAATCGTTATTTTATCAGCATTGTTGTTTATAGTCATGATCATCCTCGCCGTGGTTTTGATACTGCTTCGAAAAAAACAGCGACAAATAGGTACTCggattttatttgcattttcctttaaatttaagACATCTCTATTATCAAGACAATTTAGGGGCAAGCTTGATTGA